In Pseudomonas putida, a genomic segment contains:
- the lysS gene encoding lysine--tRNA ligase, whose translation MSDLKTESQDLQQEENALIALRKEKLAAERAKGNAFPNDFRRDSYCNDLQKQYADKTKEELEAAAIPVKVAGRIMLNRGSFMVIQDMTGRIQVYVNRKTLPEETLAAVKTWDLGDIISAEGTLARSGKGDLYVEMTNVRLLTKSLRPLPDKHHGLTDTEQRYRQRYVDLMVNEETRHTFRVRSQVISHIRKFLIERDFLEVETPMLQTIPGGAAAKPFETHHNALDMAMFLRIAPELYLKRLVVGGFEKVFEINRNFRNEGVSTRHNPEFTMLEFYQAYADYRDNMDLTEELFRELAQLVLGSTDVPYGDKVFHFGEPFVRLSVFDSILKYNPELTAADLQDVDRARDIAKKAGAKVLGHEGLGKLQVMIFEELVEHKLEQPHFITEYPFEVSPLARRNDDNPAVTDRFELFIGGREIANAYSELNDAEDQAERFLAQVAEKDAGDDEAMHYDADFVRALEYGMPPTAGEGIGIDRLVMLLTNSPSIRDVILFPHMRPQA comes from the coding sequence ATGAGCGACCTCAAGACCGAATCGCAAGACCTGCAACAGGAAGAAAACGCCCTGATCGCCCTGCGCAAGGAAAAACTTGCCGCAGAGCGCGCCAAGGGCAATGCCTTCCCCAACGACTTCCGTCGCGACAGCTACTGCAACGACCTGCAGAAGCAATACGCGGACAAGACCAAGGAAGAGCTGGAAGCAGCCGCGATTCCGGTCAAGGTTGCCGGCCGCATCATGCTCAACCGTGGCTCGTTCATGGTCATCCAGGACATGACTGGCCGTATCCAGGTCTACGTCAACCGCAAGACCCTGCCGGAAGAAACCCTGGCGGCGGTCAAGACCTGGGACCTGGGCGACATCATCAGCGCCGAAGGCACCCTGGCCCGTTCCGGCAAGGGCGACCTGTACGTCGAGATGACCAACGTGCGCCTGCTGACCAAGTCGCTGCGCCCGCTGCCGGACAAGCACCACGGCCTGACCGACACCGAGCAGCGCTACCGCCAGCGCTACGTCGACCTGATGGTCAACGAGGAAACCCGCCACACCTTCCGCGTGCGTTCGCAGGTAATCTCGCACATCCGCAAGTTCCTCATCGAGCGCGACTTCCTCGAAGTCGAGACGCCGATGCTGCAGACCATCCCGGGCGGCGCCGCGGCCAAGCCGTTCGAAACCCACCACAACGCCCTGGACATGGCCATGTTCCTGCGTATCGCGCCGGAGCTGTACCTCAAGCGGCTGGTGGTCGGTGGTTTCGAGAAGGTGTTCGAGATCAACCGCAACTTCCGTAACGAAGGCGTCTCGACCCGGCACAACCCCGAGTTCACCATGCTCGAGTTCTACCAGGCGTACGCCGACTACCGCGACAACATGGACCTCACCGAGGAACTGTTCCGCGAGCTGGCGCAGCTGGTGCTGGGCAGCACCGACGTGCCGTATGGCGACAAGGTGTTCCACTTCGGCGAGCCGTTCGTGCGCCTGTCGGTGTTCGACTCGATCCTCAAGTACAACCCCGAGCTGACTGCCGCTGACCTGCAGGACGTCGACCGCGCCCGTGACATCGCCAAGAAAGCCGGTGCCAAGGTGCTCGGCCACGAGGGCCTGGGCAAGCTGCAGGTGATGATTTTCGAAGAGCTGGTCGAGCACAAGCTGGAGCAGCCACACTTCATCACCGAATACCCGTTCGAAGTTTCGCCGCTGGCGCGCCGCAACGACGACAACCCGGCCGTCACCGATCGCTTCGAGCTGTTCATCGGTGGCCGCGAGATCGCCAACGCCTACTCCGAGCTCAACGACGCCGAAGACCAGGCCGAGCGCTTCCTGGCCCAGGTGGCCGAGAAGGACGCCGGTGACGATGAAGCCATGCACTACGACGCCGACTTCGTACGCGCATTGGAATACGGCATGCCGCCAACGGCAGGTGAGGGTATCGGTATCGACCGCCTGGTGATGCTGCTGACCAACTCGCCGTCGATTCGCGACGTGATCCTGTTCCCGCACATGCGCCCGCAGGCCTGA
- the prfB gene encoding peptide chain release factor 2 (programmed frameshift), which yields MEIQPILNTIKDLTERSQSIRGYLDYDHKHDRLIEVNRELEDAAVWNKPEYAQALGRERAMLAQVVETLDKMSGGLADCQDLLDMAVEENDEGAVSDVVTELQALEESLAQLEFRRMFSGEMDMNNAYLDIQAGSGGTEAQDWANILLRMYLRWADKRGFDATIIELSEGEVAGIKGATVHIKGEYAFGWLRTEIGVHRLVRKSPFDSGARRHTSFSAVFVSPEIDDKVEIEINPSDLRIDTYRSSGAGGQHVNTTDSAVRITHVPTNTVVACQNERSQHANKDTAMKMLRAKLYELEMQKRNAASQALEDSKSDIGWGHQIRSYVLDDSRIKDLRTGVERSDCQKVLDGDLDQYLEASLKQGL from the exons ATGGAAATCCAACCGATCCTGAACACCATCAAGGACCTCACCGAACGCTCCCAGTCCATTCGGGGGTATCTT GACTACGATCACAAGCATGACCGCCTGATCGAAGTCAACCGCGAGCTGGAAGACGCAGCCGTCTGGAACAAGCCCGAGTACGCCCAGGCCCTGGGCCGCGAGCGGGCCATGCTGGCGCAGGTCGTCGAGACCCTGGACAAGATGTCCGGTGGCCTGGCCGACTGCCAGGACCTGCTCGACATGGCCGTCGAGGAAAATGACGAAGGCGCTGTAAGCGACGTCGTGACCGAGCTGCAGGCCCTGGAGGAATCCCTGGCCCAGCTTGAGTTCCGTCGCATGTTCAGTGGCGAGATGGACATGAACAACGCCTACCTGGACATCCAGGCCGGCTCCGGTGGTACCGAGGCGCAGGACTGGGCCAACATCCTGCTGCGCATGTACCTGCGCTGGGCCGACAAGCGTGGTTTCGACGCCACCATCATCGAGCTCTCCGAAGGTGAAGTCGCCGGCATCAAGGGCGCCACCGTGCACATCAAGGGCGAATACGCCTTCGGCTGGCTGCGTACCGAAATCGGCGTGCACCGCCTGGTGCGCAAGAGCCCGTTCGACTCCGGCGCCCGTCGCCACACCTCGTTCTCGGCAGTGTTCGTCTCGCCTGAAATCGACGACAAGGTCGAGATCGAGATCAACCCGTCCGACCTGCGTATCGACACCTACCGCTCCTCCGGCGCCGGTGGCCAGCACGTCAACACCACCGACTCGGCGGTCCGTATCACCCACGTGCCGACCAACACCGTGGTGGCTTGCCAGAACGAACGCTCCCAGCACGCCAACAAGGACACCGCCATGAAAATGCTGCGGGCCAAGTTGTACGAGCTGGAAATGCAAAAGCGCAACGCCGCCTCGCAGGCGCTGGAAGACAGCAAGTCGGACATCGGCTGGGGCCACCAGATCCGCTCCTACGTGCTGGATGACTCGCGTATCAAGGACCTGCGTACCGGCGTCGAGCGCAGCGACTGCCAGAAGGTCCTGGACGGCGATCTCGACCAGTACCTGGAAGCGAGCCTCAAGCAGGGGCTGTAA
- a CDS encoding response regulator, with protein sequence MNDLPLDGLSDTNENAAMVLLVDDQAMIGEAVRRGLAQEENIDFHFCADPHQAVAQAMRIKPTVILQDLVMPGLDGLSLVREYRNNPVTQDIPIIVLSTKEDPLVKSAAFAAGANDYLVKLPDTIELVARIRYHSRSYLTLLQRDEAYRALRVSQQQLLDTNLMLQRLMNSDGLTGLSNRRHFDEYLELEWRRAMREQQQLSLLMVDVDYFKVYNDSFGHLAGDEALRQVAEALRGACARPTDLPARYGGEEFALVLPNTSPGGARLIAEKLRQTVLALDIPHTAPEAGSRLTVSIGLATQTPPVGSHCRQLISAADKGLYQAKHNGRNQVGIA encoded by the coding sequence ATGAACGATCTACCGCTCGACGGGCTCAGCGACACCAACGAAAACGCGGCGATGGTCTTGCTGGTCGACGACCAGGCGATGATCGGCGAAGCCGTGCGGCGGGGTCTGGCGCAGGAGGAGAACATCGATTTTCACTTTTGCGCCGACCCGCACCAGGCGGTGGCCCAGGCCATGCGGATCAAGCCTACGGTGATCCTCCAGGACCTGGTCATGCCGGGTCTTGACGGCCTGAGCCTGGTACGCGAGTACCGCAACAACCCGGTCACCCAGGACATCCCGATCATCGTCCTGTCGACCAAGGAAGACCCGCTGGTCAAGAGCGCGGCCTTCGCCGCCGGGGCCAATGACTACCTGGTGAAGTTGCCGGACACCATCGAGCTGGTAGCGCGCATTCGCTATCACTCGCGCTCCTACCTCACCCTGTTGCAGCGCGACGAGGCGTACCGGGCGCTGCGGGTGAGCCAGCAGCAACTGCTCGACACCAACCTGATGCTGCAGCGGCTGATGAACTCCGACGGGCTCACCGGCCTGTCCAACCGCCGCCACTTCGACGAGTACCTGGAGCTGGAGTGGCGCCGGGCCATGCGCGAACAGCAGCAGTTGTCGTTGCTGATGGTCGATGTCGACTACTTCAAGGTGTACAACGACAGTTTCGGCCACCTGGCCGGTGACGAGGCCCTGCGCCAGGTCGCCGAGGCCCTGCGTGGGGCCTGCGCGCGGCCGACCGACCTGCCGGCGCGCTATGGCGGCGAGGAGTTCGCCCTGGTGCTGCCCAATACCTCGCCGGGCGGGGCACGGTTGATCGCCGAGAAGCTGCGCCAGACGGTACTCGCCCTGGATATCCCGCACACCGCGCCCGAGGCCGGTTCGCGCCTGACCGTGAGCATCGGCCTGGCGACCCAGACGCCGCCGGTCGGCAGCCATTGCCGGCAGTTGATATCGGCGGCGGACAAGGGGCTGTACCAGGCCAAGCACAACGGCCGCAATCAGGTTGGGATCGCCTGA
- a CDS encoding chemotaxis response regulator protein-glutamate methylesterase, with protein sequence MKIAIVNDMPLAVEVLRRALAFEPRYQVAWVAHDGAEAVRQCAQDLPDLILMDLLMPVMDGVEATRRIMAETPCAIVIVTVDRTRNMDRVFQAMGHGALDVVDTPAVGVGDPREAAAPLLRKILNISWLIGQQRPRATAAVAAPVRDVVQRHGLVAIGSSAGGPAALEALLKGLPRSFPAAVVLVQHVDQVFASGMAQWLGSAAGLPVRLAREGEPPQPGQVLLAGTNHHIRLLQNGQLAYTAEPVDAIYRPSIDVFFESVASYWRGDAVGVLLTGMGRDGAQGLKLMRQQGFLTIAQDQHSSAVYGMPKAAAAIDAAVEIRPLGSIAGRLLEVFGK encoded by the coding sequence ATGAAGATCGCCATCGTCAACGACATGCCCCTGGCTGTCGAGGTCCTGCGTCGAGCCTTGGCCTTCGAGCCCAGGTACCAGGTGGCCTGGGTGGCGCACGATGGTGCCGAGGCGGTGCGCCAGTGCGCCCAGGACCTGCCGGACCTGATTCTCATGGACCTGCTCATGCCGGTGATGGATGGCGTGGAGGCGACCCGGCGGATCATGGCCGAAACGCCATGCGCTATCGTCATCGTCACCGTCGACCGTACTCGCAACATGGACCGGGTGTTCCAGGCCATGGGCCATGGTGCCCTGGATGTGGTCGACACGCCTGCCGTGGGCGTCGGCGACCCGCGTGAAGCGGCGGCCCCGCTGCTGCGCAAGATCCTCAATATCAGCTGGTTGATCGGCCAGCAACGGCCTCGGGCCACCGCCGCGGTGGCCGCGCCGGTGCGTGACGTGGTGCAGCGCCACGGCCTGGTGGCCATCGGTTCGTCTGCCGGTGGGCCGGCGGCGCTGGAGGCGTTGCTCAAAGGGCTGCCGCGCAGTTTTCCGGCGGCGGTGGTGCTGGTCCAGCACGTCGACCAGGTCTTTGCCAGCGGTATGGCCCAATGGCTGGGCAGCGCCGCCGGGCTGCCGGTGCGTCTGGCCCGCGAAGGCGAGCCGCCACAGCCCGGCCAGGTATTGCTGGCGGGCACCAATCACCACATTCGCCTGCTGCAAAACGGCCAACTGGCCTACACTGCCGAGCCTGTGGATGCTATCTATCGGCCCTCGATCGATGTGTTCTTCGAGAGCGTGGCGTCGTACTGGCGTGGCGACGCGGTGGGCGTATTGCTCACCGGCATGGGCCGCGATGGCGCCCAAGGGCTTAAACTGATGCGTCAGCAGGGCTTCCTGACCATTGCCCAGGACCAGCACAGCAGCGCGGTGTATGGCATGCCCAAGGCCGCCGCGGCCATTGATGCGGCGGTGGAAATACGCCCCTTGGGAAGCATCGCCGGGCGCTTGCTGGAGGTGTTCGGCAAATGA
- a CDS encoding hybrid sensor histidine kinase/response regulator: MRDASLLELFGLEAEAQTQVLNAGLLALERDPTQADQLEACMRAAHSLKGAARIVGIDAGVGVAHAMEDCLVAAQEGRLRLRAEHIDALLRGTDILLHIATPGDPQGEVAVPGFLTHLASLLDGTPALPAPAATQPPAGETVAAQSAAVMPAAESEPLPRKAAKRTAEGGERVLRVTAERLNGLLDLSSKALVETQRLKPYLATLQRLKRMHGQGMRALDGLKVQLEGSGQGPDVLDALAQTQRLLLETQQILQQQAADLDEFGWQASQRAQSLYDTALACRMRPFADVLSGQSRMVRDLGRSLGKQVRLDIEGEKTQVDRDVLEKLEAPLTHLLRNAVDHGIELPEQRALSGKPEEGVIRLRASHQAGLLVLELIDDGAGIDLERLRRSIVERGLAPFDSVSLMSEAELLAFLFLPGFSLRDQVTEVSGRGVGLDAVQHMVRGLRGSIELTQEAGQGCRFHLEVPLTLSVVRSLVATVGGEAYAFPLAHIERTLEVDAQQIVQIEGRQHFWHEGRHIGLVAASQLLNRPAGQDEQARLPVVVIREREQLYGVAVERLVGERVLVVMPLDARLGKVQDISAGALLDDGSVVLIVDVEDLLRSLEKLLSTGRLERVERGGQGGRVQARKRILVVDDSLTVRELQRKLLSNRGYEVAVAVDGMDGWNALRGDNFDLLITDIDMPRMDGIELVTLVRRDQRLKGLPVMVVSYKDREEDRRRGLDAGADYYLAKASFHDDALLDAVGELIGGAQG, encoded by the coding sequence ATGCGCGACGCATCGTTGCTCGAACTGTTTGGCCTGGAGGCTGAAGCGCAGACCCAGGTGCTCAACGCCGGGCTGCTGGCGCTCGAGCGTGACCCGACCCAGGCCGACCAGCTCGAGGCCTGCATGCGCGCGGCCCATTCGCTCAAGGGCGCGGCGCGGATCGTTGGCATCGATGCCGGGGTCGGCGTGGCCCATGCCATGGAAGATTGCCTGGTGGCGGCGCAGGAGGGCCGTTTGCGCTTGCGCGCCGAGCATATCGATGCGTTGCTGCGCGGCACCGACATCCTGCTGCACATCGCAACGCCCGGCGACCCACAGGGCGAGGTCGCGGTCCCGGGCTTCCTGACGCACCTGGCCAGCCTGCTCGATGGCACGCCCGCGCTGCCCGCGCCAGCCGCCACGCAGCCGCCGGCTGGCGAAACGGTGGCGGCGCAGAGCGCAGCAGTGATGCCCGCTGCCGAGAGCGAGCCTCTGCCGCGCAAGGCTGCCAAGCGCACTGCCGAAGGCGGCGAACGGGTGCTGCGGGTCACCGCCGAGCGCCTCAATGGCCTGCTCGACCTGTCGAGCAAGGCGCTGGTCGAGACCCAGCGACTGAAACCCTACCTGGCCACCTTGCAACGGCTCAAACGCATGCATGGCCAGGGCATGCGCGCCCTGGATGGCCTGAAGGTGCAACTCGAGGGCAGTGGCCAGGGCCCCGACGTGCTCGATGCCTTGGCCCAGACCCAGCGGTTGCTGTTGGAAACCCAGCAGATCCTGCAGCAACAGGCTGCCGACCTGGATGAGTTCGGCTGGCAGGCCAGCCAGCGCGCCCAGTCGTTGTACGACACCGCCCTGGCCTGCCGCATGCGCCCGTTCGCCGACGTGCTCAGCGGCCAGAGCCGCATGGTTCGCGACCTCGGTCGTTCGCTGGGGAAACAGGTACGCCTGGACATCGAAGGCGAGAAGACCCAGGTCGACCGCGATGTGCTGGAGAAGCTCGAGGCGCCGCTGACGCACCTGCTGCGCAATGCCGTCGACCACGGTATCGAGCTGCCGGAGCAGCGGGCATTGTCGGGCAAGCCGGAAGAGGGTGTGATCCGCCTGCGCGCGTCGCATCAGGCAGGCCTGTTGGTGCTCGAGCTGATCGACGATGGTGCCGGCATCGACCTGGAGCGCCTGCGCCGCAGTATCGTCGAGCGCGGCCTGGCGCCGTTCGACAGCGTTTCGCTAATGAGCGAGGCGGAACTGCTGGCGTTCCTGTTCCTGCCCGGCTTCAGTTTGCGCGACCAGGTCACCGAGGTGTCAGGCCGAGGCGTCGGGCTCGATGCGGTGCAGCACATGGTGCGGGGCCTGCGCGGCTCGATCGAGCTGACCCAGGAAGCGGGCCAGGGTTGCCGGTTCCACCTCGAAGTGCCGTTGACCTTGTCGGTGGTGCGCAGCCTGGTAGCGACGGTGGGTGGCGAGGCCTATGCCTTCCCCCTGGCGCACATCGAGCGGACCCTTGAGGTCGACGCCCAGCAGATCGTGCAGATCGAGGGGCGCCAGCACTTCTGGCACGAGGGCCGGCACATCGGCCTGGTGGCGGCCAGCCAGTTGCTCAATCGCCCGGCGGGGCAGGATGAGCAGGCACGCCTGCCGGTGGTGGTGATCCGCGAGCGGGAGCAGTTGTATGGCGTGGCCGTCGAACGACTGGTCGGCGAGCGGGTGCTGGTGGTGATGCCGCTGGATGCCCGCCTGGGCAAGGTTCAGGACATTTCTGCAGGGGCGCTGCTCGATGACGGCTCGGTGGTGCTGATCGTCGATGTGGAGGATCTGCTGCGGTCGCTGGAGAAGCTGCTCAGCACCGGCCGCCTGGAGCGTGTCGAACGCGGCGGGCAAGGTGGCCGGGTGCAGGCGCGCAAGCGCATCCTGGTGGTCGATGATTCGCTGACCGTGCGTGAGCTGCAGCGCAAACTGTTGAGCAACCGCGGCTACGAGGTGGCGGTGGCGGTCGATGGCATGGACGGCTGGAACGCCCTGCGCGGCGACAACTTCGACCTGCTGATCACCGACATCGACATGCCGCGCATGGACGGCATCGAGCTGGTCACCCTGGTGCGCCGGGACCAGCGGCTGAAAGGCTTGCCGGTGATGGTGGTGTCGTACAAGGATCGCGAGGAAGACCGACGGCGTGGCCTGGACGCTGGCGCGGACTACTATTTGGCCAAGGCCAGCTTCCATGACGATGCGTTGCTGGACGCCGTAGGCGAACTGATCGGAGGTGCTCAGGGATGA
- a CDS encoding CheR family methyltransferase, which yields MSEQRFFRFLQARIGLDVDSVGVPMVQRALRQRCVATGAFDLDDYWLQLQQSADEQQALIEAVIVPETWFFRYPESFTALVGLAHKRLAELAGSRPLRLLSLPCSTGEEPYSLAMALLDSGMPAQAFRIDGMDVSPSSVARAEQAIYGRNAFRGNDLAFRDRHFDPLEDGHRLHERVRQQVNLQVGNVLDPALASREGLYDFVFCRNLLIYFDSTTQQRVFEVLKRLAHAQGVLFIGPAEGGLLARLGMRSLGIAQAFAYTRQVDDRAAPKLPPRPPESRPPVAFSARPLRTAPGLARGVTPPSPSPPSESAEQLLASIARQANAGDNAQARASCQRYLRAFQPNAQVYYWLGLLSDTEGDAAQALSLYRKALYLQPQHAEALIHLATLLAAQGDEAGARRLHERAARIGREPER from the coding sequence ATGAGCGAGCAGCGCTTCTTCCGTTTTCTGCAGGCGCGGATCGGCCTGGACGTCGACTCGGTCGGCGTGCCGATGGTGCAGAGGGCCTTGCGCCAACGCTGCGTGGCGACCGGGGCCTTCGACCTCGATGACTACTGGCTGCAGTTGCAACAGTCGGCGGATGAGCAGCAGGCGCTGATCGAGGCGGTCATCGTTCCCGAAACCTGGTTTTTCCGTTACCCCGAGTCCTTCACCGCCTTGGTCGGGTTGGCCCACAAGCGCCTCGCCGAATTGGCCGGGTCGCGCCCGCTGCGGTTGCTCAGCCTGCCATGCTCGACCGGGGAAGAACCCTATTCGCTGGCCATGGCGCTGCTCGACAGCGGCATGCCGGCGCAGGCATTTCGCATCGACGGCATGGACGTCAGCCCCAGCTCGGTGGCCAGGGCCGAGCAGGCGATCTACGGACGCAACGCGTTCCGCGGGAACGATCTGGCATTCCGTGATCGGCACTTCGACCCCCTCGAAGATGGCCATCGATTGCACGAGCGGGTTCGCCAGCAGGTCAACCTGCAGGTCGGCAATGTGCTCGACCCAGCGCTGGCCAGCCGCGAGGGGCTGTACGACTTCGTGTTTTGCCGCAACCTGCTGATCTATTTCGACTCGACTACCCAACAGCGGGTGTTCGAGGTGCTCAAGCGTCTGGCCCACGCCCAGGGCGTACTGTTCATCGGCCCGGCCGAGGGCGGCCTGCTGGCGCGCCTGGGCATGCGGTCGCTGGGCATTGCCCAGGCCTTCGCCTATACCCGCCAGGTGGATGATCGCGCAGCGCCAAAACTGCCACCAAGGCCGCCTGAATCACGGCCCCCTGTAGCATTTTCCGCGCGGCCCTTGCGCACTGCCCCTGGACTGGCCAGGGGGGTGACGCCGCCATCACCTTCGCCACCCTCCGAAAGCGCGGAGCAGTTGCTGGCCAGCATCGCCCGCCAGGCCAACGCCGGCGACAACGCCCAGGCCCGCGCCAGTTGCCAGCGCTACCTGCGCGCGTTCCAGCCCAACGCCCAGGTGTACTACTGGCTCGGGCTGCTCAGCGACACCGAAGGCGATGCCGCCCAGGCGCTGAGTCTCTACCGCAAGGCGTTGTACCTCCAGCCCCAGCACGCCGAGGCCTTGATTCACCTGGCCACGCTGCTGGCGGCCCAGGGCGATGAAGCCGGTGCCCGCCGCCTGCACGAGCGGGCCGCACGTATTGGTCGGGAGCCTGAACGATGA